The following proteins are encoded in a genomic region of Colletotrichum higginsianum IMI 349063 chromosome 9, whole genome shotgun sequence:
- a CDS encoding Nudix domain-containing protein has product MHLSLLWLTLGLALIVGANPVNPGSPKSEKPGSSKPVKSGSINEGDSRLRCGVVAFEPNGHVWMVASKKDGYILPKGGFDEDKDKDLEDCVVREAKEEAGVVVDRDSIESLDDVKDGSVHWFKCTALSHGARTDPELAKRKPPKAYSVAKAWKRLKEGYLSRRSGDAICALES; this is encoded by the exons ATGCATCTGTCTTTGTTGTGGCTTACCTTGGGTCTTGCCCTTATCGTAGGGGCGAACCCAGTAAACCCAGGCTCGCCGAAATCAGAAAAGCCAGGGTCGTCGAAACCAGTAAAGTCAGGCTCAA TCAATGAAGGCGACTCGCGTCTTCGCTGTGGCGTTGTTGCGTTTGAACCTAATGGCCATGTCTGGATGGTTGCTTCCAAGAAAGACGGTTACATCCTGCCGAAGGGTGGATTTGACGAAGACAAAGATAAAGATTTGGAAGACTGTGTAGTACGCGAGGCCAAAGAGGAAGCCGGTGTTGTCGTCGATCGTGATTCTATTGAATCTCTTGATGATGTCAAAGACGGCTCGGTGCACTGGTTCAAGTGCACAGCATTGAGCCACGGAGCCCGTACTGACCCTGAACTGGCCAAACGCAAACCACCAAAGGCATACTCCGTCGCAAAAGCATGGAAACGGCTCAAGGAAG GCTATCTCTCGCGAAGATCTGGCGACGCAATCTGCGCTCTGGAAAGttaa
- a CDS encoding D-isomer specific 2-hydroxyacid dehydrogenase gives MPWDLPDDLVQDLKTTSPGIQIITYRVGFYNKAPPVEIPQATWDRVTALFTWMAFPTPEKAPSLQYVQLLAAGCNHVSDMPIFHGTDVVFCTANGVHPPQISEWVIATFLSFQHHLYEHWENQKRRTWVMPEHDEDTQDAVGLRILQPAHIHDPQRGVLGYGSIGRQCARLADALGMSVYAYTARERPSAASRADDSYVEPGLGDPVGEIPSRWFHGRAQLNDFLAEIDLLVITLPLTPATKGIIAREQLRALGTRKAFLVNVARGAVVDTDDLVAALNEGTIKGAALDVTDPEPLPPDHPLWTAKNVIITPHVSCNSTHYNERVLRILAENLKRRAQGKRMLNVVDKSLGY, from the exons ATGCCATGGGACCTGCCAGACGACCTTGTCCAAGACCTGAAGACCACAAGTCCGGGTATCCAAATCATCACATACCGGGTAGGCTTCTACAATAAAGCACCCCCCGTCGAGATCCCGCAGGCGACGTGGGACAGAGTCACCGCGCTGTTCACGTGGATGGCCTTCCCAACACCAGAGAAAGCGCCGAGTCTGCAATACGTGCAGCTTCTCGCCGCTGGCTGCAACCACGTATCCGACATGCCCATCTTCCACGGCACCGATGTTGTTTTCTGCACGGCGAACGGAGTTCACCC ACCGCAGATCTCAGAATGGGTCATTGCCACATTCCTCAGCTTTCAGCATCATT TGTATGAGCATTGGGAGAACCAGAAGCGGCGGACGTGGGTGATGCCGGAGCACGACGAAGACACGCAGGATGCCGTCGGTCTAAGGAT ATTGCAACCGGCTCACATCCATGATCCGCAAAGGGGCGTCCTCGGCTACGGCAGCATCGGCCGCCAGTGCGCGAGACTTGCCGACGCGCTAGGCATGAGTGTCTACGCGTACACCGCGCGCGAGAGGCCGAGTGCCGCTTCGCGCGCGGACGATTCGTACGTCGagcccggcctcggcgacccGGTCGGCGAGATCCCGTCCCGCTGGTTCCACGGCCGCGCGCAGCTGAACGACTTCTTGGCCGAGATCGACCTGCTGGTCATTACCCTGCCTTTGACCCCGGCCACCAAAGGCATCATCGCGAGGGAGCAACTGCGGGCCCTCGGGACGCGAAAGGCGTTCCTGGTCAATGTAGCGAGAGGAGCCGTCGTCGATACGGACGACTTGGTCGCCGCGCTCAACGAAGGGACGATCAAGGGGGCCGCCCTGGACGTCACTGATCCCGAACCGCTGCCTCCGGACCACCCGCTGTGGACTGCCAAGAACGTCATCATCACGCCGCATGTCAGCTGCAACTCTACTCACTACAACGAGCGAGTTCTCAGGATCCTGGCCGAGAACCTCAAGCGGCGGGCGCAGGGGAAGAGGATGCTCAACGTGGTGGATAAGTCCTTGGGATATTAG